TTTGATTCATAAGCGTCTTTGCATTGCCCCCATCAAGCCAAATTTTTTCAATTGGCAAATTCATTTTTTTAGCCAGATCTAGTGCATATTGAATTGCACCAATCTGTGCCGCATCACAACCGCCAATAATGGCTTCGTTTGTAGATGTTCCAAATCCTGGCGCAGATGCATCGCGAACTGCAAGTGGTAGCTGCGCTGTATTGGCTTCAAGGCTCTGGTGCATCAAGCTGAGGCCTGGCAGAATCCAGCCACCGTAGTGCACACCATTTGAGCCTAGTAGGTCGATAGTCGTTGCGGTACCCGCATTGATGATGAGCGCGTTTGATTTGGATAGGGAGCGGGCGCCAATAATAGCGCTCCAGCGATCAGCCCCTAATTTACTTGGGTCTTGATAAAGTGTGCGCACTCCATCAAAGGCGTCATCACCACTCAGTTGTTTCCATTGAATATCTTGCCATTGTGGAAATAAAGACTGGAGTTGTTGGATTGCCTCTGTACCAGCAACACAGCTAAATGCAATTGCATCAGGCTTTGGCAATGTTTTAGAGATGTAATCAGCCAACTCCGCGCGATGTTCTGGAGATTTTAGTGATTGAGTGCTAATTGATCCGGAGTAATCCCATAATTTTTTCTGTTGATCGGACGGTTGTTTTGTGGACTCGACTGCAGCCCACTTGAGGCGCGTATTACCAACATCAAAAATTAAATATAGGCTCATGACTGCACTCTTAAAGAAACATCGCCTGCATAAATTGAAAGCACTTTTTCATCTTTTTCAAGCAAAAGCGCGCCATCCATGCCGATACCTTTTGCTATCCCATACACAGGCTCTTTACCTGCCCCTGAAAGGCAGACGGCTTGATTTGCATAGGCGTCCCATGTGCTCCATGCCTGCTGATAAGGAGTAAATCCTTGAGTATCAAAGTCTTGAAAGTGTTGCACTAAGGAATCAAGCAAGCTTAACCAAAGATACTCGGCGTCTGGTAGCTCTGAATTTTTTGGCAACAGATCCTCAATTGCACTGACTTTTACACCGACCTCATGAAGATTTTTTTCTATTGAACTTGCATTGCGTAAATTGAGACCAATACCAACAATCATCCAACTTGGGTCGGTCGGTTTTGCTTGCCCACCCTCAATCAAAATTCCGCCAAGTTTGGCGTTGTTTAACAGTAAATCATTTGGCCACTTCAGACGAAGACCAGATTGCAATAGCAGCGACTTATTTAGATTGCAAGCTCTCGCAATGCCTTCAATTACCGCTAAGCCCACTAGTAGACTAAGGCCAGC
This DNA window, taken from Polynucleobacter sp. MWH-UH25E, encodes the following:
- a CDS encoding biotin--[acetyl-CoA-carboxylase] ligase, with the protein product MTANCILERVAETKSTNDDLLDRWRSGQLIDPVARIAYRQTAGKGRAGRAWLSNPDDSICFSVAYPFKRSPAQLAGLSLLVGLAVIEGIARACNLNKSLLLQSGLRLKWPNDLLLNNAKLGGILIEGGQAKPTDPSWMIVGIGLNLRNASSIEKNLHEVGVKVSAIEDLLPKNSELPDAEYLWLSLLDSLVQHFQDFDTQGFTPYQQAWSTWDAYANQAVCLSGAGKEPVYGIAKGIGMDGALLLEKDEKVLSIYAGDVSLRVQS
- a CDS encoding type III pantothenate kinase, which gives rise to MSLYLIFDVGNTRLKWAAVESTKQPSDQQKKLWDYSGSISTQSLKSPEHRAELADYISKTLPKPDAIAFSCVAGTEAIQQLQSLFPQWQDIQWKQLSGDDAFDGVRTLYQDPSKLGADRWSAIIGARSLSKSNALIINAGTATTIDLLGSNGVHYGGWILPGLSLMHQSLEANTAQLPLAVRDASAPGFGTSTNEAIIGGCDAAQIGAIQYALDLAKKMNLPIEKIWLDGGNAKTLMNQIQQANVLSTPKIEVSEGLVLRGVWAWLLKNI